In one window of Palaemon carinicauda isolate YSFRI2023 chromosome 2, ASM3689809v2, whole genome shotgun sequence DNA:
- the LOC137620747 gene encoding uncharacterized protein, with the protein MYIELEAQKLTYVGTLRDKKQQVPGLMTDKTVIKIGCAAFLFDTTMTIVSHLPDKKKKFVQLITSMHQQPVIDDCGKPKIILYDINTKGGVYTFDQMCALYTYSRKTKQWPLCIMYGLLNAASVNSYAICNEMRKHDGQAELLRRK; encoded by the exons ATGTACATTGAGTTGGAAGCCCAAAA GCTCACATATGTAGGCACACTGAGGGACAAGAAGCAACAAGTACCAGGTCTAATGACAGACAAGACGGTCATTAAAATAGGGTGCGCAGCTTTCCTCTTTGATACAACCATGACAATTGTGTCACATTTACCTGACAAGAAGAAAAAATTTGTGCAGTTAATTACCTCAATGCACCAACAACCTGTTATAGATGATTGTGGGAAGCCAAAAATCATCTTGTATGATATAAACACAAAAGGAGGGGTTTACACGTTTGATCAAATGTGTGCTCTATATACGTACAGCCGAAAAACCAAACAGTGGCCTTTGTGCATAATGTATGGACTACTCAACGCTGCCAGTGTCAACTCCTATGCCATCTGCAATGAAATGAGGAAACATGATGGACAGGCGGAACTTTTACGCCGAAAGTAG